A DNA window from Xanthomonas campestris pv. campestris str. ATCC 33913 contains the following coding sequences:
- a CDS encoding ABC transporter transmembrane domain-containing protein, with protein sequence MSQPPAKPAPLRKLGNLRTLWPFVQRQRGLFAAWLVALAVSSAATLSLPAAVKRMIDHGFSGGTQINQAFALLFAVAVVLALATAARFYFVALLGEKVVADLRGRLYAHLIGLDAGFHDRSRSGELVSRLSADSELLRGVVGTTMSVALRSSVTVIGSLVMLFVTSPRLAGFTLIGIPLAVLPIVLGARRLQKISRASQDRVADANTLAAETLGAVRTVQAHAREGYESNRFSQALQAAIGTARVRIRTQATVTAVAIMLIFGAIVAVLWLGAHDVIAGQMTPGTLGQFVLYALIGGGSVGALAEVWNELQRAAGGMGRIGELLDEQSAIVAPATPQPLPVPVRGAIHFDQVVFHYPQRPDMPALDGFDLHVQPGETVALVGPSGAGKSTVLAMLLRFHDPLSGSVRIDDVDLRQTDPVLLREQIALVPQQPTLFAASAADNIRYGRLDASDAQVEAAATAAEADIFLRALPQGYASELGERGTRLSGGQQQRVAIARALLKDAPILLLDEATSALDAQSERAVQQALDRLMQGRTTLVIAHRLATVLKADRIVVMDAGRIVAQGTHAQLVAEGGLYAELAKLQFIDQ encoded by the coding sequence ATGAGCCAGCCCCCCGCCAAGCCTGCCCCACTCCGCAAGCTTGGCAACCTGCGCACCCTGTGGCCCTTCGTGCAGCGCCAGCGCGGCCTGTTCGCGGCCTGGCTGGTCGCATTGGCGGTCTCCTCGGCGGCCACGCTGAGCCTGCCGGCTGCGGTCAAGCGCATGATCGACCACGGCTTCTCCGGCGGAACGCAGATCAACCAGGCCTTCGCGCTGCTGTTTGCAGTGGCGGTGGTGCTGGCGCTGGCCACGGCGGCGCGCTTTTATTTCGTGGCGCTGCTGGGCGAAAAAGTGGTCGCCGATCTGCGCGGCCGCCTGTATGCCCATCTGATTGGCCTGGATGCCGGCTTCCACGATCGCAGCCGCAGTGGCGAGCTGGTGTCGCGCCTATCGGCCGACAGCGAACTGCTGCGCGGCGTGGTCGGCACCACCATGTCGGTGGCCTTGCGCAGTTCGGTCACGGTGATCGGCAGCCTGGTGATGCTGTTCGTCACCAGCCCGCGGCTGGCCGGCTTCACCTTGATCGGCATTCCGCTGGCGGTGCTGCCGATCGTGCTCGGCGCGCGACGCCTGCAGAAGATCTCGCGGGCCAGCCAGGACCGCGTGGCCGATGCCAACACGCTTGCCGCCGAAACACTAGGGGCGGTGCGCACGGTGCAGGCACATGCGCGCGAGGGCTACGAGAGCAACCGCTTCAGCCAGGCCTTGCAGGCAGCCATCGGGACCGCGCGCGTACGCATCCGCACCCAGGCCACCGTCACCGCAGTGGCGATCATGCTGATCTTCGGGGCCATCGTCGCGGTGCTGTGGTTGGGCGCGCACGATGTCATCGCCGGGCAGATGACGCCGGGCACGCTGGGCCAGTTCGTGCTGTATGCACTGATTGGCGGTGGTTCGGTGGGTGCGCTGGCCGAAGTATGGAACGAGCTGCAACGCGCTGCCGGTGGCATGGGGCGGATCGGCGAGTTGCTCGACGAGCAGTCGGCAATTGTCGCGCCCGCGACCCCGCAGCCGTTGCCGGTGCCGGTGCGTGGCGCGATCCATTTCGACCAGGTGGTCTTCCACTACCCGCAGCGCCCGGACATGCCGGCGCTGGATGGCTTCGACCTGCATGTGCAGCCGGGCGAAACCGTGGCGCTGGTCGGCCCCTCCGGCGCCGGCAAGAGCACGGTGCTGGCGATGCTGTTGCGCTTCCACGACCCGCTGAGCGGCAGCGTGCGGATCGATGACGTAGATCTGCGCCAGACCGATCCAGTGCTGCTGCGCGAGCAGATCGCACTAGTCCCGCAGCAGCCGACCTTGTTCGCCGCCAGTGCCGCCGACAACATCCGGTATGGCCGCCTGGACGCCAGCGACGCGCAGGTGGAAGCCGCCGCCACGGCTGCCGAGGCCGACATCTTCTTGCGCGCATTGCCGCAGGGCTATGCCAGCGAACTGGGCGAGCGCGGCACGCGCCTGTCCGGCGGCCAGCAGCAGCGCGTGGCAATCGCACGGGCGCTGCTCAAGGATGCTCCGATCCTGTTGCTGGACGAGGCCACCAGTGCGCTGGATGCACAAAGCGAGCGCGCGGTGCAGCAGGCGCTGGACCGCTTGATGCAGGGCCGCACCACGCTGGTCATCGCGCATCGCCTGGCAACGGTGCTCAAGGCAGATCGCATTGTGGTGATGGACGCCGGCCGCATCGTGGCGCAGGGCACGCATGCACAACTGGTGGCCGAAGGCGGGCTGTACGCGGAGTTGGCGAAGCTGCAGTTCATCGATCAGTGA
- a CDS encoding IMPACT family protein translates to MHAMPDTLAADAHHSLEIKHSRFVAQACALASPEQALEQVRRFAAVDATHNCWAYRYGQEYRSSDDGEPSGTAGRPILAAIDGQGYDRVVVVVTRWYGGIKLGAGGLVRAYGGTAAECLRLAMRRPLVTMSLLALRCPFDDLGVVHAALSTFHADKLDEQFDTEGAALRVQVAADQLAGLKTRLCDATRNRVHLSTPEAA, encoded by the coding sequence ATGCACGCGATGCCAGACACCCTTGCCGCCGACGCGCACCACAGCCTGGAGATCAAGCACAGTCGCTTTGTCGCACAGGCCTGCGCGCTGGCATCGCCCGAGCAGGCACTGGAGCAGGTGCGGCGCTTTGCGGCCGTGGATGCCACGCACAATTGCTGGGCCTACCGCTACGGGCAGGAATACCGCTCCAGCGACGACGGCGAACCCAGCGGCACCGCTGGCCGGCCGATCCTAGCTGCGATCGATGGCCAGGGCTACGACCGCGTCGTGGTGGTGGTGACGCGCTGGTATGGCGGCATCAAGCTCGGCGCCGGCGGCCTGGTGCGCGCGTACGGCGGTACGGCCGCCGAATGCCTGCGGCTGGCCATGCGCCGGCCACTGGTGACGATGTCGCTGCTGGCCCTGCGCTGCCCGTTCGACGACCTGGGCGTGGTCCATGCCGCGCTATCGACCTTCCACGCCGACAAGCTGGACGAGCAATTCGACACCGAGGGCGCCGCATTGCGCGTGCAAGTGGCCGCGGATCAGCTCGCCGGCTTGAAAACCCGCCTGTGCGACGCCACTCGCAACAGGGTCCATCTCTCAACACCGGAAGCCGCATGA
- a CDS encoding TIGR00730 family Rossman fold protein encodes MKSICVYCGSNAGNKPAYAERAIALGDRIAKQGLRLVYGGGNVGLMGTVANAVLAAGGEVTGVIPQQLADWEVAHRGLTTLEIVGSMHERKMRMFELSDAFVALPGGFGTMEEIFEMLTWRQLGIGNKPCAFLDIEGFYAPLIGMIDRMVEERFLHPDQRSDLWYGADIEQMLEWMQHYTPAQASKWIDEKRRSTLV; translated from the coding sequence ATGAAAAGCATCTGCGTCTACTGTGGTTCCAATGCCGGCAACAAGCCTGCCTATGCCGAGCGCGCTATCGCCCTGGGTGACCGCATCGCCAAACAGGGGCTGCGCCTGGTGTATGGCGGTGGCAATGTCGGCCTGATGGGCACGGTGGCCAACGCGGTGCTGGCCGCAGGTGGCGAAGTGACCGGCGTGATTCCGCAGCAGCTGGCCGATTGGGAAGTGGCGCATCGCGGGCTGACCACGCTGGAAATCGTTGGCTCCATGCATGAGCGCAAGATGCGCATGTTCGAGCTGTCGGATGCGTTCGTCGCCCTGCCCGGTGGCTTTGGCACCATGGAGGAGATCTTCGAGATGCTGACCTGGCGGCAGCTGGGCATCGGCAACAAGCCGTGCGCGTTCCTGGACATCGAAGGCTTCTACGCGCCGCTGATCGGCATGATCGATCGCATGGTCGAGGAACGCTTCCTGCATCCGGATCAGCGCAGCGACCTGTGGTACGGCGCCGACATCGAGCAGATGCTGGAGTGGATGCAGCACTACACGCCGGCACAGGCATCGAAGTGGATCGACGAGAAGCGCCGCTCCACCCTGGTGTGA
- the lpdA gene encoding dihydrolipoyl dehydrogenase yields MSEQFDVVVIGAGPAGYHAAIRAAQLGMKVACIDAAIGKDGKPALGGTCLRVGCIPSKALLDSSRQFWNMGHLFGDHGISFNDAKMDVPTMIGRKDKIVKQFTGGIAMLFKANKITPYYGFGQLQPGNIVKVTQHEGGEIELKGTNVILAAGSESIELPFAKFDGDTIVDNVGGLDFTAVPKRMAVIGAGVIGLELGSVWKRLGAEVTILEALPDFLALADAEVAKTALKEFKKQGLDIKLGAKVSKTEITGSGDAKQVVLSYTDAAGEQTLTVDKLLVAVGRKAATKNLLADGTGVKLTERGQIEVDGHCHTGVDGVWAIGDCVRGPMLAHKGFEEGIAVAELIAGLPGHVNFDTIPWVIYTEPEIAWVGKTEQQLKAEGVAYKAGSFPFAAIGRAVAMGEPAGFVKVIADAETDRVLGMHLVGVGVSELVHEGVLTMEFSGSADDLARICHAHPTLSEAIHDAAMAVSKRAIHKAN; encoded by the coding sequence ATGAGCGAACAATTCGACGTCGTCGTCATCGGTGCCGGCCCGGCCGGTTATCACGCTGCGATTCGTGCAGCGCAGCTCGGCATGAAGGTCGCCTGCATCGACGCAGCCATCGGCAAGGACGGCAAGCCCGCCCTGGGCGGCACCTGCCTGCGCGTGGGCTGCATCCCGTCCAAGGCGCTGCTGGATTCCTCGCGCCAGTTCTGGAACATGGGCCACCTGTTCGGCGACCACGGCATCAGCTTCAACGACGCCAAGATGGACGTGCCCACCATGATCGGCCGCAAGGACAAGATCGTGAAGCAGTTCACCGGCGGCATCGCGATGCTGTTCAAGGCCAACAAGATCACCCCGTACTACGGCTTCGGCCAGTTGCAGCCGGGCAACATCGTCAAGGTGACTCAGCACGAAGGTGGCGAGATCGAGCTGAAGGGCACCAACGTGATCCTGGCGGCCGGTTCGGAATCGATCGAACTGCCGTTCGCCAAGTTCGACGGCGACACCATCGTCGATAACGTCGGCGGCCTGGACTTCACCGCGGTACCCAAGCGCATGGCAGTGATCGGTGCCGGCGTCATCGGCCTGGAGCTGGGCAGCGTGTGGAAGCGTCTGGGCGCCGAGGTCACCATCCTCGAAGCGCTGCCGGATTTCCTGGCCCTGGCCGATGCCGAAGTGGCCAAGACCGCGCTGAAGGAATTCAAGAAGCAGGGTCTGGACATCAAGCTGGGCGCCAAGGTCAGCAAGACCGAGATCACCGGCAGCGGCGACGCCAAGCAGGTGGTGCTCAGCTACACCGACGCCGCCGGCGAGCAGACCCTGACCGTGGACAAGTTGCTGGTCGCCGTGGGCCGGAAGGCCGCGACCAAGAATCTGCTGGCCGATGGCACCGGCGTCAAGCTGACCGAGCGTGGCCAGATCGAGGTCGATGGCCATTGCCACACCGGCGTCGACGGCGTGTGGGCGATCGGCGACTGCGTGCGCGGCCCGATGCTGGCGCACAAGGGCTTCGAGGAAGGCATTGCGGTGGCCGAGCTGATCGCTGGCCTGCCCGGGCACGTCAACTTTGACACCATTCCGTGGGTCATCTACACCGAGCCGGAAATTGCCTGGGTCGGCAAGACCGAGCAGCAGCTCAAGGCCGAAGGCGTTGCCTACAAGGCCGGCAGCTTCCCGTTTGCGGCGATCGGCCGTGCGGTGGCCATGGGCGAGCCGGCCGGCTTCGTCAAGGTGATTGCCGATGCCGAAACCGACCGCGTGCTGGGGATGCACCTGGTGGGCGTGGGTGTCTCGGAGCTGGTGCACGAAGGTGTGCTGACGATGGAGTTCAGCGGCTCGGCGGACGATCTGGCGCGCATCTGCCATGCGCACCCGACCCTCTCCGAAGCAATCCACGACGCCGCCATGGCGGTGAGCAAGCGCGCCATTCACAAGGCGAATTAA
- the sucB gene encoding dihydrolipoyllysine-residue succinyltransferase, with translation MATEVKVPVLPESVSDATIASWHKKAGEAVKRDENLVDLETDKVVLEVPSPVDGVLKEIKFEAGSTVTSNQILAIIEEGAVAAAAPAEEKKADATAAAAAPAAAPAPAAAAAAAPVASKSSADSLPPGARFSAITQGVDPSQVDGTGRRGAVTKEDIVNFAKAGGVGKASGARPEERVAMTRVRKTIAKRLMESKNSTAMLTTFNEVNLAKVSAARKELQDEFQKAHGIKLGFMSFFVKAAANALQRFPLVNASIDGDDIIYHGYSDISIAVSTEKGLVTPVLRNVERQSFAEVEQGIADYAAKARAGKLGLDDLQGGTFTITNGGTFGSLLSTPIINPPQSAILGMHAIKERPIAENGQVVIAPMMYLALSYDHRIIDGKDSVQFLVDIKNQLENPGRMLFGL, from the coding sequence ATGGCCACCGAAGTCAAAGTTCCGGTACTGCCCGAATCCGTTTCCGACGCCACCATCGCCAGCTGGCACAAGAAGGCCGGTGAAGCGGTCAAGCGCGACGAGAATCTGGTCGATCTGGAAACCGACAAGGTCGTGTTGGAAGTTCCTTCGCCGGTCGACGGCGTACTGAAGGAAATCAAGTTCGAAGCCGGCAGCACGGTCACCAGCAACCAGATCCTGGCGATCATCGAAGAAGGCGCCGTGGCCGCAGCTGCACCGGCCGAAGAGAAGAAGGCCGATGCCACGGCGGCCGCCGCTGCGCCTGCTGCTGCGCCGGCACCGGCTGCCGCTGCCGCTGCCGCGCCGGTTGCATCGAAGTCGTCTGCTGACAGCCTGCCGCCGGGTGCGCGTTTTTCCGCCATCACCCAGGGCGTGGATCCGTCGCAGGTCGACGGCACCGGCCGTCGTGGCGCGGTGACCAAGGAAGATATCGTCAACTTCGCCAAGGCCGGCGGCGTGGGCAAGGCGTCTGGCGCCCGTCCTGAAGAGCGCGTGGCGATGACCCGCGTGCGCAAGACGATCGCCAAGCGCCTGATGGAGTCCAAGAACTCCACCGCGATGCTGACCACCTTCAACGAGGTCAACCTCGCCAAGGTGTCGGCCGCGCGCAAGGAACTGCAGGACGAATTCCAGAAGGCGCACGGCATCAAGCTCGGTTTCATGAGCTTCTTCGTCAAGGCCGCGGCCAACGCACTGCAGCGCTTCCCACTGGTCAACGCCTCGATCGACGGCGACGACATCATCTATCACGGCTACAGCGACATCTCGATCGCCGTCTCCACCGAGAAGGGCCTGGTGACGCCGGTGCTGCGTAACGTCGAGCGCCAGTCATTTGCCGAAGTCGAACAGGGCATCGCCGACTACGCCGCCAAGGCGCGCGCCGGCAAGCTGGGCCTGGACGACCTGCAGGGTGGCACCTTCACCATCACCAATGGCGGCACCTTCGGCTCGCTGTTGTCGACCCCGATCATCAACCCGCCGCAGAGCGCCATCCTGGGCATGCACGCGATCAAGGAACGTCCGATCGCCGAGAACGGCCAGGTCGTGATCGCGCCGATGATGTACCTGGCGCTGTCCTACGACCACCGCATCATCGACGGCAAGGATTCGGTGCAGTTCCTGGTCGACATCAAGAATCAGCTGGAAAACCCGGGCCGGATGCTGTTTGGCCTCTAA